A stretch of Anas acuta chromosome 3, bAnaAcu1.1, whole genome shotgun sequence DNA encodes these proteins:
- the ARV1 gene encoding protein ARV1 isoform X2, whose protein sequence is MDFAVEMSLQRIGGLLLLKKDLQKSCQKPVDKYIEYDPVIILINAILCKAQAYRHILFNTKINIHGKLCVFCLLCEAYLRWLQLQDSSQNTDPDDLIRYAKEWDFYRMFGIASLEQTSFLVGIFIALWWMRPEMLKTKSDFILLLKALLLSGYGKLLLIPAVIWEHDYTPLCLVFIKVFVLTSNSQAIRVTLNLNRMLSWLAIVFGLILENGVVCLVQKIGWDV, encoded by the exons AAATCCTGCCAGAAACCTGTGGACAAATACATTGAGTATGATCCTGTTATCATCTTGATTAATGCAATTTTGTGTAAAGCACAAGCATACAGACACATTCTTTTCAATACAAAGATAAAT ATTCATGGTAAGCTCTGCGTATTTTGTTTGCTCTGTGAAGCTTATCTCAGGTGGCTCCAACTGCAGGATTCAAGCCAAAATACAGATCCTGATGACTTAATCAGATATGCCAAGGAATGGGATTTTTATAGGATGTTTGGTATTGCTTCTTTAG AACAAACTTCATTTCTGGTTGGCATCTTTATTGCTTTGTGGTGGATGAGACCTGAGATGCTAAAAACCAAGTCTGACTTCATTTTACTTCTCAAAGCACTGCTGTTGTCTGGCTATGGAAAACTTTTGCTAATTCCAGCTGTTATTTGGGAACATGACTATACGCCTTTGTGCCTTGTGTTTATAAAAGTATTTGTCTTGACATCAAACTCTCAGGCAATTAGAG ttaCATTGAACTTGAACCGAATGCTCTCTTGGTTGGCCATCGTCTTTGGATTAATTCTGGAAAATGGTGTGGTTTGCTTGGTCCAGAAAATTGGATGGGATGTTTGA